One part of the Pogoniulus pusillus isolate bPogPus1 chromosome 8, bPogPus1.pri, whole genome shotgun sequence genome encodes these proteins:
- the TMEM121 gene encoding transmembrane protein 121 yields MVLPPPDKRHVCLTTIVIMTSMAFMDAYLVEQNQGPRKIGVCIIVLVGDICFLIVLRYVAVWVGAEVKTAKRGYAMILWFLYIFVLEIKLYFIFQNYKADKKNLETVARKALTLLLSISVPGLYLVLVALDSMEYIRTFRKKEDLRGRLFWVALDLLDILDIQANLWEPHRTGLPIWAEGLMFFYCYILLLILPCVSLSEISMQGEHIAPQKMMLYPVLSLVTINIVTIFIRAINMILFQDSRVSTIFIGKNIIAIATKACTFLEYKRQVKEFPQNAIALELQQNSLSHNQTIHSTQGIPHEPSPTSEILDT; encoded by the coding sequence ATGGTGCTGCCACCACCCGACAAGCGCCACGTCTGTCTGACCACCATAGTCATCATGACCAGCATGGCCTTCATGGACGCCTACCTGGTGGAGCAGAACCAGGGGCCACGCAAGATTGGCGTCTGCATCATCGTGCTGGTGGGGGACATCTGTTTCCTGATCGTGCTGCGCTACGTGGCGGTGTGGGTGGGGGCAGAGGTGAAGACGGCTAAGCGGGGCTACGCCATGATCCTGTGGTTCCTCTACATCTTTGTGCTGGAAATCAAGCTCTACTTCATCTTTCAGAATTACAAAGCCGACAAGAAGAACTTGGAGACAGTGGCCAGGAAAGCCCTgaccctgctcctctccatctctgtgccagggctctacCTGGTGCTGGTGGCCTTGGACAGCATGGAGTACATACGGACCTTTCGGAAGAAAGAGGACTTGCGGGGACGCCTCTTCTGGGTGGCTCTCGACCTGCTGGATATCTTGgacatccaggccaacctgtgGGAGCCACACAGGACTGGCCTACCTATCTGGGCAGAGGGGCTCATGTTCTTCTATTGCTACATACTCCTCCTGATCCTGCCTTGTGTGTCCCTCAGTGAGATCAGCATGCAAGGGGAGCACATTGCCCCACAAAAAATGATGCTTTACCCAGTCCTAAGCCTGGTCACCATCAACATCGTCACCATCTTCATCCGGGCCATCAACATGATCTTGTTCCAGGACAGCAGGGTCTCCACCATCTTTATTGGCAAGAACATCATTGCCATTGCCACCAAGGCGTGCACTTTCCTCGAGTACAAGCGGCAGGTGAAGGAGTTTCCCCAGAATGCTATCGCCTTGGAGCTCCAGCAGAACTCCCTCTCCCACAACCAGACCATCCACAGCACGCAGGGCATCCCCCACGAGCCATCGCCTACCAGCGAGATCCTTGACACATGA